From one Lineus longissimus chromosome 3, tnLinLong1.2, whole genome shotgun sequence genomic stretch:
- the LOC135484030 gene encoding RNA-binding protein Pasilla-like isoform X2, with protein sequence MLVISDDVKSSVLAARQRMATEMDTSDSRKRPLDGEVESGVTKRSNPGGADHVHFKILIPSVAAGAIIGKGGETLTQKQKETGARVKMSKANDFYPATMERVCLITGTVEAITSIHNFIMEKILEKPDPNPKPVDGELKVNLERHKQVKILVPNSTAGMIIGKAGNYIKTVKEESGAYVQVSQKAKDINLPERCVTISGDMDCNKKAVAMILQKIAEDPQSASCPNISYADVHGPVCSSNPTGSPFATNPTAATTGGRAEGQCPAQPVQPQQQPGMMTSNNNMNNNLGSGITNLNLSAANIGGAGMFGNAGMNSLSLENLKATLRGSGYSDQATDDISTAMCTLANYGFLGMGMGMGGQQGGFSLNLGGGTGLGGLNLGGGAANSFGSANMAAGGGTVESAGGMFGPVGSGSSMGAGSAGGSSLFSTSSANPVVDNTSMFTEAYNTSAFNPPQGYGSVNDTVINQNSFGLSLAGQFSGSGAATAPQPLQDMSGDKNAPCKKEMEVPENLVGVILGPGGKGINELKLATQANIQISKKGVFAPGTRNRIVTITATAEHVNRAYQVIQQKLQQEESKRARQTQGQPVR encoded by the exons cTGACCATGTCCATTTCAAAATCCTCATCCCTAGTGTAGCAGCAGGTGCAATTATTGGTAAAGGTGGCGAAACATTAAcgcaaaaacaaaaagaaacagGAGCAagagtcaaaatgtcaaaagctAACGATTTTTATCCAG CCACAATGGAACGAGTATGTTTAATAACAGGAACAGTAGAAGCTATAACTAGTATACACAATTTTATAATGGAGAAGATCTTAGAAAAACCAGATCCTAATCCAAAACCTGTAGACGGTGAATTAAAAGTGAATTTAGAAAGACATAAACAG GTGAAGATATTAGTGCCAAATAGTACAGCAGGGATGATCATAGGTAAAGCAGGCAACTATATAAAAACCGTAAAAGAGGAAAGCGGAGCGTACGTCCAGGTATCGCAGAAAGCCAAGGATATAAATCTACCAGAAAGATGTGTGACTATATCGG GTGATATGGACTGTAACAAAAAGGCAGTGGCTATGATACTACAGAAGATAGCCGAGGACCCTCAGAGTGCAAGCTGTCCCAATATAAGTTATGCTGATGTACATGGACCTGTATGTAGTTCAAATCCCACCGGTTCACCATTTGCAACAAATCCAACCGCTGCCACTACCGGTGGGCGAGCAGAGGGACAGTGTCCAGCCCAACCTGTGCAGCCACAACAGCAACCAGGCATGATGACAAGTAACAATAATATGAACAACAATCTAGGTTCGGGGATTACGAATTTAAACCTGAGTGCTGCCAACATAGGAGGAGCTGGAATGTTTGGAAATGCCGGCATGAATAGCCTGAGCTTGGAGAACCTGAAAGCAACACTGCGAGGTAGTGGCTATTCTGATCAGGCTACTGATGACATCAGTACCGCTATGTGTACTCTTGCAAACTATGGATTTCTAGGGATGGGAATGGGAATGGGGGGTCAGCAAGGGGGATTTAGTCTCAACCTTGGTGGGGGCACTGGTTTAGGTGGACTCAATCTAGGCGGAGGGGCTGCAAATTCGTTTGGCAGTGCCAATATGGCAGCAGGAGGTGGTACAGTAGAGAGCGCTGGTGGGATGTTTGGTCCTGTTGGCAGTGGCTCGTCTATGGGGGCTGGTAGTGCTGGGGGTTCAAGCTTATTCAGCACATCCTCAGCCAATCCAGTGGTGGATAACACCTCCATGTTCACAGAGGCTTATAATACTAGCGCTTTCAATCCTCCCCAAGGGTATGGTAGTGTCAATGATACTGTGATCAACCAGAATTCATTTGGATTGAGTTTGGCTGGGCAGTTCAGTGGCTCTGGGGCAGCCACTGCTCCACAACCTTTGCAAGACATGAGCGGTGATAAGAATGCTCCTTGTAAAAAGGAAATGGAAGTGCCTGAGAATCTGGTAGGTGTTATTCTAGGCCCTGGTGGCAAGGGAATCAATGAGCTAAAGCTAGCAACCCAGGCCAACATCCAGATTTCTAAGAAAGGTGTGTTTGCACCTGGGACTCGGAACCGCATTGTAACGATCACTGCCACCGCAGAACATGTGAATAGGGCTTACCAAGTTATCCAACAGAAGTTACAACAAGAGGAGTCAAAGCGTGCTAGGCAAACTCAAGGTCAGCCTGTGCGCTAG
- the LOC135484030 gene encoding RNA-binding protein Pasilla-like isoform X1 encodes MLVISDDVKSSVLAARQRMATEMDTSDSRKRPLDGEVESGVTKRSNPGGADHVHFKILIPSVAAGAIIGKGGETLTQKQKETGARVKMSKANDFYPATMERVCLITGTVEAITSIHNFIMEKILEKPDPNPKPVDGELKVNLERHKQDNSHDLYERKYPSSHRLLVKILVPNSTAGMIIGKAGNYIKTVKEESGAYVQVSQKAKDINLPERCVTISGDMDCNKKAVAMILQKIAEDPQSASCPNISYADVHGPVCSSNPTGSPFATNPTAATTGGRAEGQCPAQPVQPQQQPGMMTSNNNMNNNLGSGITNLNLSAANIGGAGMFGNAGMNSLSLENLKATLRGSGYSDQATDDISTAMCTLANYGFLGMGMGMGGQQGGFSLNLGGGTGLGGLNLGGGAANSFGSANMAAGGGTVESAGGMFGPVGSGSSMGAGSAGGSSLFSTSSANPVVDNTSMFTEAYNTSAFNPPQGYGSVNDTVINQNSFGLSLAGQFSGSGAATAPQPLQDMSGDKNAPCKKEMEVPENLVGVILGPGGKGINELKLATQANIQISKKGVFAPGTRNRIVTITATAEHVNRAYQVIQQKLQQEESKRARQTQGQPVR; translated from the exons cTGACCATGTCCATTTCAAAATCCTCATCCCTAGTGTAGCAGCAGGTGCAATTATTGGTAAAGGTGGCGAAACATTAAcgcaaaaacaaaaagaaacagGAGCAagagtcaaaatgtcaaaagctAACGATTTTTATCCAG CCACAATGGAACGAGTATGTTTAATAACAGGAACAGTAGAAGCTATAACTAGTATACACAATTTTATAATGGAGAAGATCTTAGAAAAACCAGATCCTAATCCAAAACCTGTAGACGGTGAATTAAAAGTGAATTTAGAAAGACATAAACAG GACAACAGCCATGATTTGTATGAGAGAAAATATCCTTCTTCCCATAGATTGCTG GTGAAGATATTAGTGCCAAATAGTACAGCAGGGATGATCATAGGTAAAGCAGGCAACTATATAAAAACCGTAAAAGAGGAAAGCGGAGCGTACGTCCAGGTATCGCAGAAAGCCAAGGATATAAATCTACCAGAAAGATGTGTGACTATATCGG GTGATATGGACTGTAACAAAAAGGCAGTGGCTATGATACTACAGAAGATAGCCGAGGACCCTCAGAGTGCAAGCTGTCCCAATATAAGTTATGCTGATGTACATGGACCTGTATGTAGTTCAAATCCCACCGGTTCACCATTTGCAACAAATCCAACCGCTGCCACTACCGGTGGGCGAGCAGAGGGACAGTGTCCAGCCCAACCTGTGCAGCCACAACAGCAACCAGGCATGATGACAAGTAACAATAATATGAACAACAATCTAGGTTCGGGGATTACGAATTTAAACCTGAGTGCTGCCAACATAGGAGGAGCTGGAATGTTTGGAAATGCCGGCATGAATAGCCTGAGCTTGGAGAACCTGAAAGCAACACTGCGAGGTAGTGGCTATTCTGATCAGGCTACTGATGACATCAGTACCGCTATGTGTACTCTTGCAAACTATGGATTTCTAGGGATGGGAATGGGAATGGGGGGTCAGCAAGGGGGATTTAGTCTCAACCTTGGTGGGGGCACTGGTTTAGGTGGACTCAATCTAGGCGGAGGGGCTGCAAATTCGTTTGGCAGTGCCAATATGGCAGCAGGAGGTGGTACAGTAGAGAGCGCTGGTGGGATGTTTGGTCCTGTTGGCAGTGGCTCGTCTATGGGGGCTGGTAGTGCTGGGGGTTCAAGCTTATTCAGCACATCCTCAGCCAATCCAGTGGTGGATAACACCTCCATGTTCACAGAGGCTTATAATACTAGCGCTTTCAATCCTCCCCAAGGGTATGGTAGTGTCAATGATACTGTGATCAACCAGAATTCATTTGGATTGAGTTTGGCTGGGCAGTTCAGTGGCTCTGGGGCAGCCACTGCTCCACAACCTTTGCAAGACATGAGCGGTGATAAGAATGCTCCTTGTAAAAAGGAAATGGAAGTGCCTGAGAATCTGGTAGGTGTTATTCTAGGCCCTGGTGGCAAGGGAATCAATGAGCTAAAGCTAGCAACCCAGGCCAACATCCAGATTTCTAAGAAAGGTGTGTTTGCACCTGGGACTCGGAACCGCATTGTAACGATCACTGCCACCGCAGAACATGTGAATAGGGCTTACCAAGTTATCCAACAGAAGTTACAACAAGAGGAGTCAAAGCGTGCTAGGCAAACTCAAGGTCAGCCTGTGCGCTAG